The proteins below are encoded in one region of Thermosulfurimonas marina:
- a CDS encoding HD-GYP domain-containing protein, with translation MFIPAGGWFKYELEGALRLLSRIDFEVARTPGHCLRFAALGLAVVSECGHFEFWGQVPARALWLAFQLHDVGKMAIPWAFLSKRRRLTSAEREMVERHTEFGENILEFFREWHRAGRLKSPLGRFETTIGLRLAREIALYHHENWDGSGYPRGLRGRSIPFLARVARVVDAADALLFPRGYRGADWHPKKALEFLRQGEGKIFDPEVTRAALRLITPVAEAACPECPNPTCPLLQASLLQ, from the coding sequence ATGTTCATTCCGGCTGGAGGGTGGTTTAAATACGAACTTGAGGGCGCCTTGCGGTTGCTTTCGAGGATTGACTTTGAGGTGGCGCGCACGCCGGGGCACTGCTTGCGGTTTGCGGCGTTGGGACTAGCGGTAGTTAGCGAGTGCGGGCATTTTGAATTCTGGGGACAGGTGCCCGCCAGAGCACTCTGGTTGGCCTTTCAGCTTCACGACGTCGGTAAGATGGCTATCCCTTGGGCGTTCCTTTCAAAAAGACGTCGCCTCACGTCCGCCGAGCGCGAGATGGTGGAGCGTCACACCGAGTTCGGGGAGAACATACTCGAGTTTTTCCGGGAATGGCACCGGGCGGGGCGTCTCAAAAGTCCTCTCGGAAGGTTTGAAACCACGATCGGGTTGCGCCTCGCGCGGGAGATAGCCCTGTATCATCATGAGAATTGGGACGGTAGCGGTTATCCCCGAGGTTTAAGGGGGCGTTCGATTCCATTCCTGGCCCGAGTGGCCCGAGTGGTAGACGCGGCGGATGCGTTGCTTTTCCCGCGGGGTTATCGCGGCGCCGATTGGCACCCGAAGAAGGCGCTTGAGTTCCTGCGCCAAGGAGAGGGGAAAATTTTTGATCCCGAGGTAACTCGGGCGGCCTTACGCCTCATCACGCCGGTAGCGGAGGCGGCCTGTCCGGAGTGCCCAAATCCGACCTGTCCGCTCCTTCAGGCTTCTCTTTTACAGTAA
- the pyrE gene encoding orotate phosphoribosyltransferase, translated as MKEALFELLKSRAYLFKPQGFRLSSGKVSPHYLDCKQVTLYSRALPLIGRLLWEEARGFEPQAVGGLTLGADPLVAAVCLAAGLERVELEGFIVRKEAKGHGTGRYLEGHVRPGMRAVILEDVVTTGASALKAAQRARDFGLSVVGVVALVDRQEGGRERLAAEGLPLRSLFTLADFLR; from the coding sequence GTGAAAGAGGCCCTCTTTGAGCTCCTAAAGTCCCGAGCCTATCTTTTTAAGCCCCAGGGTTTCCGCCTTTCTTCCGGAAAGGTAAGTCCTCATTATCTGGACTGTAAACAGGTGACCCTCTATTCCCGGGCCCTTCCGCTCATCGGGCGTCTCCTCTGGGAGGAGGCCCGGGGTTTTGAGCCGCAGGCGGTAGGGGGGTTGACCCTTGGAGCCGATCCCCTGGTGGCCGCGGTATGTCTGGCCGCGGGGCTGGAAAGGGTGGAGCTTGAGGGGTTTATCGTACGCAAGGAGGCCAAGGGACACGGCACTGGACGCTATCTCGAGGGCCATGTACGCCCCGGGATGCGGGCGGTGATTCTGGAAGACGTGGTGACCACCGGGGCCTCGGCCTTAAAGGCCGCCCAAAGGGCCCGGGATTTCGGGCTTTCGGTGGTAGGGGTGGTGGCCCTGGTGGATCGCCAGGAAGGGGGGCGCGAAAGGCTTGCCGCCGAAGGCCTGCCCCTGCGCAGCCTTTTTACCCTTGCGGATTTTTTGAGATAG
- a CDS encoding FliH/SctL family protein, producing MSKILKGVEALRIEFQETESFRSLEDFFAPKAPEKKSLKKEDQILWKLAEKAYREGYREGLEEGRTAGFEKGYAEGRARAEKEAQALRARLEKEYGEKRAQLDQLLASLQEEISRGVLSLDREVLALLKLLVQKLFFREFLRDESVILRVVREALREVVEGSRVTVRVHPREARILQETDLRALSEKTFPEIRVEADPSISPGGCLLETDFGLVDATLERRWTNLLRALEEAAEGES from the coding sequence TTGTCTAAAATACTCAAAGGGGTGGAGGCCCTGCGGATCGAGTTCCAGGAGACCGAAAGTTTCCGGTCCCTGGAGGACTTCTTTGCCCCTAAAGCCCCGGAGAAAAAATCTCTCAAAAAAGAGGACCAAATCCTGTGGAAGCTTGCGGAGAAAGCCTATCGTGAAGGTTACCGTGAGGGGCTGGAGGAGGGACGGACCGCGGGATTTGAAAAGGGCTATGCGGAGGGACGGGCGCGGGCCGAAAAGGAGGCCCAGGCCCTCCGGGCCCGCCTGGAAAAAGAGTATGGAGAGAAGCGGGCACAACTCGATCAATTGCTGGCCTCCTTACAGGAGGAGATCTCTCGGGGGGTGCTCTCTCTGGACCGTGAGGTCCTAGCCCTTCTGAAACTCCTGGTCCAGAAACTCTTTTTCCGGGAATTTCTCCGGGACGAAAGCGTGATCCTGCGGGTGGTTCGGGAAGCCCTGCGGGAGGTAGTGGAGGGCTCCCGGGTGACCGTCCGGGTCCATCCGCGGGAGGCCCGAATCCTTCAAGAAACCGATCTTCGAGCCCTCTCCGAAAAGACCTTCCCCGAGATCCGGGTAGAGGCCGACCCGAGTATCTCTCCCGGAGGGTGTCTGCTGGAGACCGATTTTGGCCTGGTGGACGCCACCCTTGAAAGACGCTGGACCAATCTCCTCCGGGCCTTAGAGGAGGCGGCCGAGGGTGAAAGTTAG
- a CDS encoding flagellar FliJ family protein, translating into MRRPPRILDTLTYIRELREERARERFGLAVRALQVALEESEALQRTQREYFQSLAGRRLDGGSLRLWGEGLEATFLERHRAEERLRAREKEVETLRAELARAHRERRAAETLRERRWRTWLAEEEKRFLREMDDLTLMRRARLGRP; encoded by the coding sequence GTGAGGCGGCCTCCCCGCATCCTGGATACCCTGACCTATATCCGGGAATTGCGCGAAGAGCGGGCCCGGGAAAGATTCGGGCTGGCGGTGCGGGCCCTGCAGGTGGCCCTCGAGGAATCTGAAGCGCTCCAGAGGACCCAGCGGGAATACTTCCAGAGCCTGGCCGGAAGGCGTCTAGATGGCGGAAGTCTCCGCCTTTGGGGAGAAGGCCTTGAGGCCACCTTTCTGGAAAGACACCGGGCCGAGGAGCGTCTGCGGGCCAGAGAAAAGGAGGTAGAGACCCTTCGAGCGGAGCTGGCCCGGGCCCATCGAGAAAGACGGGCCGCGGAGACCTTAAGAGAAAGGCGCTGGCGCACCTGGCTGGCCGAAGAAGAAAAGCGCTTCCTGCGAGAAATGGACGATCTCACCCTGATGAGGAGGGCCCGCCTTGGACGGCCGTAA
- the tatC gene encoding twin-arginine translocase subunit TatC yields the protein MSEEAPLKDLVRALLVLRRYLLRILLLLFLLTLGFLWTAPRLLLWLEGHFGQRLAFFGVAESWLAVLKLALILALTVAFPLILYLLWRALSAVYGLSWRSGLALVLGGSLLFYGGMTFCFFVSLPYGMRFLLSFGRGELVPTISVGHFVNFVGLFLLAFGLIFEVPLLMMLAARIGLLDPYKAARFRRHAILIIAILAAVLTPTPDVFNMSLMAVPLYLLFEVGLLGARLLRPKSS from the coding sequence ATGAGTGAGGAAGCCCCGCTCAAGGACCTGGTGCGTGCCCTTCTGGTTCTACGGCGTTATCTCCTCCGGATCTTGCTCCTTCTTTTTCTTTTGACTCTAGGCTTTCTCTGGACGGCCCCCAGGCTTCTCCTCTGGCTTGAGGGCCATTTCGGTCAGCGGTTGGCCTTTTTCGGGGTGGCGGAGTCCTGGCTGGCGGTCCTCAAGCTGGCCCTCATCTTGGCCCTGACCGTGGCCTTTCCCCTTATCCTTTACCTCCTCTGGCGGGCCCTTTCCGCGGTCTACGGCCTTTCCTGGAGGAGTGGGCTGGCCCTGGTTCTGGGAGGAAGCCTCCTCTTTTACGGAGGGATGACCTTCTGTTTCTTCGTTTCTCTTCCCTACGGAATGCGTTTTCTTCTTTCCTTCGGTCGAGGGGAGTTGGTTCCCACCATCTCCGTGGGTCACTTTGTAAACTTTGTGGGCCTTTTCCTTCTGGCTTTTGGACTCATCTTCGAGGTGCCCCTTTTGATGATGCTGGCTGCCCGGATCGGACTCCTTGATCCTTATAAGGCGGCCCGCTTTCGCCGGCACGCCATTCTGATCATCGCCATTCTGGCTGCGGTGCTTACCCCCACCCCGGATGTCTTCAACATGAGCCTTATGGCTGTTCCCCTCTATCTTCTTTTCGAGGTGGGGCTCCTGGGAGCCCGTCTCCTGCGGCCTAAAAGTTCTTAG
- a CDS encoding MotE family protein, translated as MDGRKILLALALVLVLKAGLGLFFLEAGGPGVKAQEPSPSENASAPCPPELFEALRLERARLEERQKEILLRERRLKLLEAQVEKRLTALLELEDTLQKKLQRLETIENERFKLLVKAYSEMRPSKAAGLLMSMDPEMAVKILSAMKSDQVARILAAMPPDKAAPLAEALSGLPPKNF; from the coding sequence TTGGACGGCCGTAAAATCCTTCTAGCCCTGGCCTTAGTGTTGGTCCTCAAGGCCGGCCTGGGACTTTTCTTTCTGGAGGCTGGCGGCCCAGGGGTAAAGGCCCAGGAACCCTCCCCTTCGGAAAACGCCTCGGCTCCGTGTCCTCCGGAGCTCTTCGAGGCCCTGCGCCTAGAGCGGGCACGCCTGGAAGAACGCCAGAAGGAGATCCTCCTCCGGGAAAGGCGCCTCAAGCTCCTTGAGGCCCAGGTGGAAAAGCGCCTTACGGCCCTTCTCGAACTGGAAGACACCCTTCAGAAAAAGCTCCAGCGCCTGGAAACCATCGAAAATGAACGCTTCAAGCTCCTGGTAAAGGCCTATTCCGAGATGCGTCCTTCTAAGGCTGCCGGGCTTCTCATGAGCATGGATCCGGAAATGGCGGTCAAGATCCTTTCGGCCATGAAAAGCGACCAGGTGGCCCGGATTCTCGCGGCTATGCCCCCGGACAAGGCCGCCCCTCTGGCCGAAGCCCTTTCCGGGCTCCCCCCTAAGAACTTTTAG
- the fliG gene encoding flagellar motor switch protein FliG yields the protein MAKLDPEKLTGPQKAAIFLMVMGEDFTSEVYKYLDEEDIKRIGVEMAKLEYVPAEAVKKVLEEANLEAKELMSDLSVSPEEFLEKSLVRAYGEKGKQLWEEIRKELGPETFKKLKKLDPKTVANFLRNEHPQTIAIVLVHLEPDLAGQILQFLPEKIRSEVLLRIALLDKVDPEIVEEISNALEEELQAVRGTLGRKLGGSEKAAEILTHAGRELEDEILSDIEEENPNLAEEIRKYLFTFEDFLQVDDLAIQTLLREISTDDLRLALKGASEEVREKFFRNMSERAATLLKEDLEVMGPVRLSDVEKAQQNIIKVAKRLEQEGKIILGRGEEEFV from the coding sequence ATGGCCAAGCTTGATCCGGAAAAACTCACCGGTCCTCAAAAGGCGGCCATCTTCCTCATGGTCATGGGGGAAGACTTCACCTCCGAGGTCTACAAGTATCTTGATGAAGAAGACATCAAGCGCATCGGGGTGGAGATGGCCAAGCTGGAGTATGTTCCGGCGGAGGCCGTAAAGAAGGTCCTGGAAGAGGCCAATCTTGAAGCCAAGGAACTCATGTCGGACCTCAGCGTCTCTCCCGAGGAGTTCCTGGAAAAGAGCCTGGTGCGGGCTTACGGGGAAAAGGGCAAACAGCTCTGGGAGGAGATCCGTAAGGAACTCGGGCCGGAGACCTTTAAAAAGCTCAAGAAGCTCGACCCCAAGACCGTGGCCAACTTCCTGCGCAACGAACACCCCCAGACCATCGCCATCGTCCTGGTGCACCTTGAGCCGGATCTAGCGGGACAAATCCTCCAGTTTCTTCCGGAAAAGATCCGTTCTGAGGTCCTCCTAAGGATCGCCCTTCTGGACAAGGTGGACCCGGAGATCGTGGAGGAGATCAGCAACGCCCTGGAGGAAGAACTTCAGGCCGTGAGAGGGACCTTGGGGCGGAAGCTCGGCGGCTCGGAGAAGGCCGCGGAAATCCTGACTCACGCCGGCCGGGAACTGGAAGACGAGATCCTTTCGGATATCGAGGAGGAAAACCCCAACCTGGCCGAAGAGATTCGGAAGTATCTCTTTACCTTCGAGGACTTCCTGCAGGTGGACGATCTGGCCATTCAGACCCTGCTGCGGGAGATCTCCACCGACGACCTGCGTTTGGCCCTCAAGGGGGCCTCCGAGGAGGTGCGGGAGAAGTTCTTCCGCAATATGAGCGAACGGGCGGCCACCCTCCTCAAGGAGGACCTGGAGGTCATGGGCCCGGTGCGACTTTCCGATGTAGAAAAGGCCCAGCAGAACATCATCAAGGTGGCCAAGCGCTTGGAACAGGAAGGGAAGATTATCCTCGGCCGCGGGGAGGAGGAATTTGTCTAA
- the cas2 gene encoding CRISPR-associated endonuclease Cas2, producing MARVMEDFGVRVLYSVFECRLSPEEFAFMREAVEKIIDALEDRVRYYRLCESCRKPVVHLGYGKRVRPLPEDHLVF from the coding sequence GTGGCCCGGGTGATGGAGGATTTCGGGGTGCGGGTACTTTACAGTGTTTTCGAATGCCGTCTGAGTCCGGAGGAATTTGCCTTTATGCGGGAGGCGGTAGAAAAGATAATCGATGCCCTGGAAGACCGGGTGCGGTATTATCGTTTGTGTGAGAGCTGTCGCAAACCTGTGGTTCATTTAGGCTACGGTAAGCGGGTGCGTCCCTTACCGGAAGATCATTTGGTCTTTTAG
- a CDS encoding phosphoribosylformylglycinamidine synthase subunit PurQ: protein MKPRALVLSGYGINCERETAHTLRLAGAEAEIVHFSELLYGEKHLRDYHLLCFPGGFLDGDHLGAAQAAAHRLRHARVVGSGERLLDQILEFIEAGKLVIGICNGFQLLVKLGLLPALGGRYGERRVSLTYNDSGRFEDRWVWLRVNPDSPCVFTRGLSGLLYFPVRHGEGKFVAQDEDVLRELFRKGQIVLQYAHPQTGRPTQEYPFNPNGSVEAVAGICDPTGRIFGLMPHPEAFNHFTNHPRWTREQLPPETPGLKLFKNAVAYLRETLLS, encoded by the coding sequence ATGAAACCCAGGGCCCTGGTGCTTTCCGGCTACGGGATCAACTGCGAGCGGGAGACCGCTCACACCCTGCGGCTGGCCGGAGCGGAGGCCGAAATCGTCCACTTTTCCGAACTTCTTTACGGGGAAAAACACCTCCGGGATTACCATCTTTTGTGTTTCCCGGGGGGATTTCTTGACGGGGATCATCTGGGGGCGGCTCAGGCTGCGGCCCATCGTCTGCGGCACGCCCGGGTGGTGGGCTCCGGAGAGAGGCTCCTTGACCAGATCCTGGAATTTATCGAGGCCGGAAAGCTGGTTATCGGGATCTGTAACGGCTTCCAGCTCCTGGTGAAGCTGGGGCTCCTTCCGGCCCTGGGGGGCCGCTATGGAGAACGCAGGGTGAGCCTCACTTACAACGATTCCGGGCGCTTTGAGGACCGCTGGGTGTGGCTGCGGGTCAATCCGGACTCCCCTTGCGTTTTTACCCGGGGCCTTTCCGGCTTGCTCTATTTTCCTGTGCGCCACGGGGAGGGCAAGTTCGTAGCCCAGGACGAGGATGTGCTCCGGGAGCTTTTCCGGAAGGGGCAGATCGTCCTCCAGTATGCCCATCCTCAAACCGGGCGTCCCACTCAGGAATATCCTTTTAATCCCAACGGTTCGGTGGAGGCCGTTGCCGGAATCTGTGATCCCACAGGGCGTATCTTCGGCCTCATGCCGCACCCCGAGGCCTTCAACCACTTCACCAATCATCCTCGCTGGACGCGGGAGCAGCTGCCCCCGGAGACCCCGGGCCTCAAGCTCTTTAAGAACGCGGTGGCCTATCTCCGCGAGACCCTTCTTTCATGA
- the hcp gene encoding hydroxylamine reductase — protein MFCNQCEQTAKGQACIKIGVCGKTHEVDELQDLLVHALVGLSEVALKAEEKGVKNREVDHFLCEALFSTLTNVNFDPERIADYIRRAVEWREKLRSEAGVSEVSEAARFESAGTIEGMIKQGEEVELRPEKAKDPDIFSLKLTVLYALKGIAAYAYHAAKLGKEDEEVYRFMKQALVDLYRDDLSLEDWVNRALEAGRINLRTMELLDAGNTESFGHPVPTKVSLGQKAGPAILVSGHDLKDLYELLKQTEGTGINVYTHGEMLPAHGYPELKKFKHLVGHYGTAWQNQQKEFPEFPGPIVMTTNCLMPPKDSYKDRVFTLGPVGFPGVKHIPDENFAPVIEMAKKMGGFPEDRPGKEVMTGFARNAVLSVADKVIEAVKSGSVRHFFLVGGCDGAKPVRNYYTEFVEKAPKDTLILTLACGKFRFFDKDLGEIGGIPRLLDVGQCNDAYSAIQIALALSKAFNVDVNQLPLSLIVSWYEQKAVAILLTLLYLGIKNIRLGPSVPAFLSENVLKFLAEKYNLRPISTPDEDLRAILG, from the coding sequence ATGTTTTGTAATCAGTGTGAACAGACCGCTAAAGGGCAGGCCTGTATTAAGATCGGGGTCTGTGGAAAAACGCACGAGGTGGATGAGCTGCAGGATCTTCTGGTGCACGCCCTGGTGGGCCTTTCGGAGGTAGCCTTAAAGGCCGAGGAGAAGGGGGTGAAGAACCGGGAGGTGGATCATTTCCTCTGCGAGGCCCTCTTTTCCACCCTTACTAACGTGAATTTCGATCCTGAGCGCATAGCAGACTACATTCGCCGGGCGGTGGAGTGGCGGGAGAAGCTGCGGTCCGAGGCCGGGGTAAGCGAGGTCTCCGAGGCGGCCCGTTTTGAGTCCGCGGGAACCATAGAAGGGATGATCAAGCAGGGCGAGGAGGTGGAGCTCCGGCCCGAAAAGGCCAAAGACCCGGACATCTTCTCCCTCAAGCTCACCGTGCTTTACGCCCTCAAGGGGATTGCCGCCTACGCCTACCACGCGGCCAAGCTGGGCAAGGAGGACGAGGAGGTCTATCGCTTCATGAAGCAGGCCCTGGTGGATCTTTACCGGGACGATCTTTCTCTCGAAGACTGGGTCAACCGGGCCTTGGAGGCCGGGCGCATTAACCTGCGCACCATGGAACTTCTGGATGCCGGGAATACGGAAAGTTTCGGCCATCCCGTGCCGACCAAAGTTTCTCTGGGACAGAAGGCCGGTCCGGCCATCCTGGTCTCCGGGCACGATCTCAAGGACCTTTATGAGCTCCTCAAGCAGACCGAGGGCACGGGGATCAACGTCTATACCCACGGAGAGATGCTTCCCGCCCATGGCTATCCGGAACTTAAGAAGTTCAAACATCTGGTAGGCCACTACGGAACGGCCTGGCAGAACCAACAGAAGGAATTTCCGGAGTTCCCCGGGCCCATTGTCATGACCACCAACTGCCTCATGCCTCCTAAGGATTCCTATAAGGACCGGGTCTTTACCCTGGGGCCGGTGGGCTTTCCGGGGGTAAAACATATTCCGGACGAAAACTTTGCCCCGGTGATCGAGATGGCTAAGAAGATGGGGGGCTTTCCTGAGGACCGGCCTGGGAAGGAGGTCATGACCGGTTTTGCCCGCAACGCCGTCCTTTCCGTGGCCGACAAGGTGATCGAGGCCGTAAAAAGCGGGTCCGTGCGGCACTTCTTCCTGGTGGGAGGCTGTGACGGGGCCAAACCCGTGCGCAATTATTACACCGAATTCGTGGAGAAGGCCCCCAAAGACACCCTTATCCTTACCCTGGCCTGCGGGAAGTTCCGCTTCTTCGACAAGGACCTGGGGGAGATCGGGGGCATCCCGCGTCTTCTCGACGTGGGGCAGTGTAACGACGCCTATAGCGCCATCCAGATCGCCCTGGCCCTCTCCAAGGCCTTCAATGTGGACGTAAACCAGCTTCCGCTGTCCCTGATCGTCTCCTGGTATGAGCAAAAGGCCGTAGCCATCCTCCTCACCCTTCTTTATCTGGGGATCAAGAACATTCGTCTGGGGCCCAGTGTTCCGGCCTTCCTTTCCGAAAACGTACTGAAATTCCTGGCCGAAAAGTATAACCTCCGGCCCATTTCCACCCCGGACGAGGACCTGCGAGCCATTCTGGGCTAA
- the argB gene encoding acetylglutamate kinase — MSNIRMDTAQVLIEALPYIRHFYGKVVVVKYGGHAMVDPALKEAFAQDIVLMKYVGIRPVIVHGGGPQISQVMERMGLKPVFVEGQRVTDPETMSVVEMVLVGTVNKSIVSLINRHGGRAVGLSGRDGDLIEAEKMQVYRYTGEDRPPEIIDIGRVGRVKKVNPGVLHTLMEAGFIPVIAPVGVGPEGEAYNINADLVAGAVAGALSAEKVIYLTDVEGVLDEEGRLLSSLTLAEVEELLQKEVARGGMIPKLKSAKKALASGVHKAHIIDGRVPHALLLELFTDQGVGTEIVP, encoded by the coding sequence ATGTCTAATATCCGGATGGATACCGCCCAGGTCCTCATCGAGGCCCTTCCCTATATTCGCCATTTCTACGGGAAGGTGGTGGTGGTGAAATACGGCGGGCACGCCATGGTGGATCCGGCCCTGAAGGAGGCCTTTGCCCAGGACATCGTCCTCATGAAATACGTGGGGATCCGCCCGGTGATTGTCCACGGGGGCGGGCCCCAGATCAGCCAGGTCATGGAGCGGATGGGGCTCAAGCCCGTTTTTGTAGAAGGGCAAAGGGTGACCGATCCGGAGACCATGAGCGTGGTGGAAATGGTTCTGGTGGGCACGGTCAACAAGAGCATCGTAAGTCTCATCAATCGCCACGGGGGCCGGGCGGTGGGACTTTCCGGGCGCGACGGGGACCTCATCGAGGCGGAGAAGATGCAGGTCTATCGCTATACCGGGGAGGATCGCCCTCCGGAGATTATTGATATCGGCCGGGTGGGGCGGGTGAAGAAGGTCAATCCCGGGGTGCTCCATACCCTGATGGAGGCGGGCTTCATCCCGGTGATCGCTCCGGTGGGGGTGGGGCCGGAGGGTGAGGCCTACAACATTAACGCAGACCTGGTGGCCGGGGCCGTGGCCGGGGCCCTTTCCGCGGAAAAGGTGATCTATCTCACCGACGTGGAAGGGGTGTTGGATGAGGAGGGGCGGCTCCTTTCCAGCCTCACCCTGGCGGAGGTGGAGGAGCTTTTACAGAAAGAGGTGGCCCGGGGGGGGATGATCCCTAAGCTCAAGAGTGCCAAAAAGGCCCTGGCCTCCGGGGTCCACAAGGCCCATATCATCGATGGGCGGGTGCCCCATGCCCTGCTCCTTGAACTTTTTACCGATCAGGGCGTGGGAACGGAGATTGTGCCGTGA
- a CDS encoding FliI/YscN family ATPase: MKVSPLSRFKLALAQARPIVTCGRVSQVVGLVVEAEGPALRVGDLCRIATSSGEILAEVSGFRDRRLLLIPLGNPVGIEPGDRVYAYEKPVARVGQELLGRVVNALGEPLDGRPLPYLSETYPLYNEPLRPFERERIQEPLDVGIRAINALLTLGKGQRVAIMAGSGVGKSTLLGMMARHTQADVNVIALIGERGREVRDFIERDLGEEGLSRSVVVVATSDEPPPLRLRGAFYATAIAEYFRDQGLDVLFMMDSLTRFCMAQREVGLSIGEPPTARGYTPSVFAHLPRLLERMGPRVGGGSITGIYTVLVEGDDFNEPVADAVRAIVDGHIVLSRDLAHEGHYPAIDLLASVSRLFKDLVSQEHYALARRLIRLLATYRRAEDLINIGAYVRGSNPEIDEALDRIQAIREFLQQEVEERASFEESVQRLKEVLG; the protein is encoded by the coding sequence GTGAAAGTTAGTCCCCTTTCCCGCTTCAAGCTGGCCCTGGCCCAGGCCCGCCCCATCGTAACCTGCGGGCGGGTGAGCCAGGTGGTGGGCCTGGTGGTAGAGGCCGAAGGCCCGGCCCTGAGGGTGGGAGATCTCTGCCGTATTGCCACCTCCTCCGGGGAAATTCTGGCCGAGGTCTCGGGCTTTCGCGACCGCCGACTTCTCCTCATTCCTCTGGGCAATCCGGTAGGCATCGAGCCCGGGGATCGGGTCTATGCCTACGAAAAACCGGTAGCCCGGGTAGGCCAGGAGCTCCTAGGCCGGGTGGTGAACGCCCTGGGGGAACCCCTGGACGGGCGACCCCTACCCTATCTCTCCGAGACCTATCCCCTCTATAACGAGCCCCTGCGCCCTTTTGAAAGAGAACGCATTCAGGAGCCCCTGGATGTGGGTATACGGGCCATCAACGCCCTCCTTACCCTGGGAAAGGGGCAGCGCGTGGCCATCATGGCTGGCTCCGGGGTGGGCAAGAGCACCCTCCTGGGCATGATGGCCCGCCACACCCAGGCCGACGTCAACGTCATCGCCCTCATCGGGGAGCGGGGCCGGGAGGTACGGGACTTTATCGAGCGCGACCTGGGGGAGGAAGGGCTTTCCCGCTCGGTGGTGGTGGTGGCCACCTCGGACGAGCCCCCGCCCCTGCGCCTCCGGGGGGCCTTCTACGCCACGGCCATCGCCGAATATTTTCGCGATCAAGGGCTGGATGTCCTTTTTATGATGGACTCCCTCACCCGCTTCTGTATGGCCCAGCGTGAAGTAGGGCTTTCCATAGGAGAGCCCCCCACAGCCCGAGGTTATACCCCTTCCGTTTTTGCCCATCTTCCCCGGCTCTTAGAAAGAATGGGACCCCGGGTGGGGGGAGGCAGTATCACCGGAATTTACACCGTCCTGGTGGAAGGGGACGACTTTAACGAACCGGTGGCCGATGCCGTGCGGGCCATCGTCGACGGACACATCGTGCTTTCCCGGGATCTGGCCCACGAGGGCCATTATCCGGCCATCGACCTCCTGGCCAGTGTGAGCCGACTTTTTAAGGATCTGGTTTCCCAGGAACATTACGCGCTTGCCCGGCGCTTGATTCGCCTCCTGGCCACCTACCGCCGGGCCGAGGACCTCATCAATATCGGGGCCTATGTGCGGGGAAGCAACCCGGAGATAGACGAGGCCCTTGACAGAATCCAGGCCATCAGGGAGTTTCTCCAGCAGGAGGTGGAGGAACGGGCCTCTTTTGAAGAGAGTGTCCAGAGGCTTAAGGAGGTGCTCGGGTGA